One Mya arenaria isolate MELC-2E11 chromosome 5, ASM2691426v1 genomic window carries:
- the LOC128234336 gene encoding uncharacterized protein LOC128234336 isoform X3 yields MEGDGRFAPFSRLGGVGSGDRFGGVGGFDGLREIRSEPAFSTQSSGNVPQSSLPYLGGIDAILQRYQNGGTGGGGEGTGSSGGGGSTSLVSSGSSYGGGYGQGDEYDAESQEDSYSYVDETGANVGASVSRSVRTPFGTSRSSASMHMSLGPTGMTMQTRVESSHGGGRRSMMMMSSSSGGFQSAGLGFVGQSSPFHRSFSGSMLYRSMPIFSLMQGGSGFLGSGFPGGCICGHDHSNDPFDELYGGYDDFGNQGQTSNEGPIITELPDDHEDVKFGLPSIDYSSFNSQSELLEKSEKTEAKNKNSSMKRSKNPPKNKNVVTRRSNSMECMSSIDNSSIQQVHEEQRVEMETEYVEQTCNSSTLSEPADFDFTPQEALEDFQEVQNRSSSPEEQTPNVCGHIGTEGTGAMEDGITDRIEADSNERHPDELDGRFSDELGLQSLRLLSPNESSIDETHYGEGEGIKQETCMEEENEDNTSEVQSDLQRSTQSSDSRDETALSTEKTNDNDTEALLRKYADSRALTVENPIAESSLRPENYSEKLGVGVSVRKNENNLDTNYSTGSTQNNSGVGSDDKDYVKFKEGSTKDGQCISPELLLQEDPLIEVDGDSDVAQGGDYKTDDKTNDQIERCDEQFDPPEVSSQITVGGNSPIMSTIKTQHDDDDDDDDDDDDDDEDQTPPEVSTQITLVGDSSTQPTIETHLIPIGSQVLTEDRDTTDTDLEMFEQIARPNSQVNGLSNCGDKTIQPALEMQNVIKVSNEFSWNFFDSNENNENSMKHENCTGGLDNIVIQSSVTANTPFDCGNIDNNDKCFNGKGEGQPENKHNDVRKFSDQNTKLFEAAGHIISAVTDLVQSADKMEDSHPEVDQKSALHDDVFATSVEYSLDNGMVNKREFSSKPKSTIEDIHTGDPEREPPQVYDKELGFADQWTKMGKGSPHDHTCAKCLLRGRCNHKQIEHFSYTCSTHGQHCYFQCNDCHETFSQDDARKIEERNQRRRINKNASVRLKPASSLHRGVYHANAPVRLEDLAPSAGLVVKEVNPDGNCLFTSVVDQLRVRGMFGHTPRSLRTAAVEYLRQNPTQKDGTHLREFVEQQDWDRYLNSMSYDGHWGDHIVIMALSNLLQMRIVIYRVSNQQLTSTEVCPSNTAKSSKNNGSQSEDDDNPGESPPQEDVVPEVVIGHISESHYVSLRQLAWKDTLMKALSTKGDTCLSSPGRTHLRGR; encoded by the exons ATGGAGGGGGACGGTAGATTTGCACCATTTTCTCGCTTAGGCGGCGTAGGGAGCGGGGATAGGTTTGGGGGCGTCGGGGGTTTTGACGGGCTGCGTGAAATCCGGTCAGAGCCAGCGTTTAGTACGCAAAGCAGCGGTAATGTTCCACAAAGCAGCTTGCCATACTTAGGCGGAATAGATGCAATTTTGCAGCGCTACCAAAATGGTGGCACTGGTGGGGGCGGTGAGGGTACAGGCAGTAGTGGGGGTGGCGGAAGTACCAGTTTAGTCTCCTCCGGTTCAAGTTATGGAGGCGGATATGGTCAAGGCGACGAGTACGATGCAGAAAGTCAGGAAGACAGTTACTCCTATGTGGACGAGACAGGTGCTAACGTCGGTGCTTCCGTTTCTCGATCAGTTCGCACGCCGTTTGGCACCTCGCGTAGCAGCGCTTCGATGCATATGTCATTAGGTCCGACAGGAATGACGATGCAAACACGGGTGGAATCATCACATGGTGGGGGACGACGcagtatgatgatgatgtcatCATCTTCGGGCGGCTTTCAGTCAGCTGGGTTAGGTTTTGTTGGTCAGTCTTCTCCATTTCATCGCTCTTTCAGTGGCAGTATGCTGTACAGAAGTATGCCAATATTCAGTCTCATGCAGGGTGGTTCCGGTTTTCTCGGATCGGGTTTTCCTGGCGGTTGCATATGTGGTCATGACCATTCAAACGATCCATTTGACGAGTTATATGGAGGTTATGATGACTTTGGTAATCAAGGTCAAACATCCAATGAAGGGCCCATTATTACCGAGCTACCTGATGACCATGAAGATGTCAAGTTTGGACTTCCCAGTATTGATTACAGTAGTTTTAATAGTCAGAGTGAGCTTCTTGAGAAGAGTGAAAAGACAGAGGCAAAGAACAAGAACTCAAGCATGAAACGGAGCAAAAATCCACCAAAGAATAAGAATGTTGTCACAAGGAGATCTAACAGCATGGAGTGTATGTCTTCAATAGATAACAGCTCTATACAACAAGTACATGAAGAACAAAGAGTAGAAATGGAGACAGAGTATGTAGAACAGACATGCAATTCTTCAACATTAAGTGAACcagcagattttgatttcacacCACAAGAGGCGCTGGAAGATTTTCAAGAAGTGCAAAACAGAAGTTCATCACCAGAGGAGCAGACGCCGAATGTATGTGGCCATATTGGTACAGAAGGTACAGGGGCCATGGAAGATGGAATAACGGACAGAATCGAAGCTGATAGCAATGAAAGACACCCTGACGAATTAGACGGTCGTTTTAGTGATGAACTTGGGCTGCAGAGTTTACGGCTACTGTCTCCCAATGAATCGAGCATTGATGAAACACACTATGGCGAAGGAGAAGGTATCAAGCAGGAAACATGCATGGAGGAAGAAAACGAAGATAATACATCGGAGGTGCAGAGTGATTTGCAGAGAAGTACACAGAGTTCAGATTCTCGAGACGAGACAGCTCTTTCCACTGAGAAAACGAATGATAATGACACAGAAGCTTTGTTGAGAAAGTATGCAGATAGCAGAGCTTTAACTGTTGAAAATCCAATTGCAGAATCTTCTCTCCGCCCGGAAAACTACAGTGAGAAATTAGGCGTTGGGGTGTCAgtgagaaaaaatgaaaacaatttagaTACAAATTATTCTACGGGTAGTACACAAAACAACTCGGGAGTTGGGTCCGATGACAAAGACTACGTCAAGTTTAAAGAAGGCAGCACAAAAGACGGACAATGTATATCACCAGAATTACTACTTCAGGAAGATCCACTCATTGAAGTCGATGGTGACAGTGACGTTGCACAGGGAGGCGATTATAAAACTGACGATAAAACAAACGATCAGATTGAAAGGTGTGATGAACAGTTTGATCCACCTGAAGTCAGTTCGCAAATTACTGTTGGCGGTAATTCGCCTATCATGTCTACAATTAAGAcacaacatgatgatgatgatgatgatgatgatgatgatgatgatgatgatgaagatcaAACACCACCTGAAGTCAGTACACAAATTACATTGGTTGGTGATTCGTCAACACAGCCGACTATTGAGACGCACCTGATTCCCATTGGTAGCCAGGTTTTAACCGAAGATAGAGATACGACTGACACTGATTTAGAAATGTTTGAACAAATCGCAAGACCAAATAGTCAGGTCAATGGGCTCAGTAATTGTGGTGATAAGACTATTCAGCCTGCACTCGAAATGCAAAACGTGATAAAAGTTAGTAATGAGTTCAGTTGGAACTTTTTTGACTcgaatgaaaacaatgaaaacagcATGAAACATGAGAATTGCACTGGAGGTTTAGACAATATCGTTATCCAGTCTTCTGTTACTGCAAACACACCTTTCGACTGTGGGAACATTGATAATAACGACAAATGTTTCAACGGAAAAGGCGAAGGTCAAccagaaaacaaacataatgacGTGAGGAAGTTTTCTGATCAGAACACCAAATTATTTGAAGCTGCTGGACACATTATTTCGGCAGTTACCGATCTTGTTCAATCAGCTGATAAAATGGAGGACAGTCATCCTGAAGTAGATCAAAAGAGCGCTTTACACGACGATGTTTTTGCAACTTCCGTTGAATACTCTTTAGATAATGGCATGGTCAACAAAAGAGAATTTAGTTCAAAACCGAAATCTACCATTGAAGATATCCACACTGGAGACCCTGAACGTGAACCTCCTCAAGTTTATGATAAGGAATTAGGTTTTGCAGACCAATGGACGAAAATGGGCAAAGGATCACCACACGATCACACCTGTGCTAAATGTTTACTTCGTGGGAGATGCAACCACaaacagattgaacatttttccTACACATGTTCTACGCATGGTCAACACTGCTACTTCCAGTGTAATGactgccatgaaacattttcacaagACGATGCCCGTAAAATCGAAG AGCGAAATCAACGACGGCGAATTAACAAAAACGCCTCTGTACGTTTAAAGCCTGCTTCGAGTTTACACCGAG GTGTTTATCATGCGAATGCTCCAGTTCGTCTTGAAGACTTGGCGCCGTCGGCGGGATTGGTTGTTAAGGAGGTGAATCCCGACGGAAACTGCCTTTTCACCTCCGTTGTAGACCAGCTGCGTGTCCGAGGAATGTTCGGCCACACCCCGCGGTCTCTCCGCACCGCCGCGGTCGAATACCTGCGTCAAAACCCGACACAG AAGGATGGGACGCACCTGCGAGAGTTTGTTGAACAACAGGACTGGGATCGGTACCTAAACAGCATGAGTTATGACGGTCACTGGGGAGATCATATTGTCATCAT GGCACTGTCAAACTTGCTCCAAATGCGAATCGTGATCTATAGAGTATCTAATCAGCAGCTGACGTCAACTGAAGTTTGTCCTTCAAACACAGCAAAGTCTTCCAAAAACAACGGGAGTCAGTCGGAGGATGATGATAACCCAGGCGAGTCACCGCCACAGGAGGATGTTGTGCCTGAAGTCGTGATAGGACATATCTCGGAGTCTCACTATGTTAGTCTACGACAGCTGGCCTGGAAAGACACTTTGATGAAAG cACTATCAACCAAAGGTGACACGTGTCTGTCGAGTCCAGGAAGGACACATCTAAGAg